One genomic region from Clostridium saccharobutylicum DSM 13864 encodes:
- the proC gene encoding pyrroline-5-carboxylate reductase codes for MSKKIGFIGCGNMGSSMVGGLINSGFLKAENIIISTKTEDSAKELENKFKIATTLDSKIVAKEADVLILAIKPFMYKNILDEIKPLLTKDKLIISIAAGITIGNMEEWIGADAKIIRTMPNTPALVGEAMSAVCPNQNVTQEELNYCINVFESFGECVQLEEKDFHGFTALCGSSPAYVFMFIEAMADAAVKLGIPRAKSYRMAAQSVLGSAKMVLDTEKHPGELKDMVCSPAGTTIDAVVELERLGFRNSVIQAIDKCAEKSKNM; via the coding sequence ATGAGTAAAAAAATAGGTTTTATAGGTTGTGGAAACATGGGAAGTTCAATGGTAGGAGGATTAATTAATTCTGGTTTTTTAAAGGCTGAGAATATAATCATTTCTACTAAAACTGAAGATTCTGCAAAAGAGTTAGAAAATAAATTTAAAATAGCAACAACTTTAGATAGTAAAATTGTTGCTAAGGAAGCGGATGTTTTAATTTTAGCGATTAAACCTTTTATGTATAAAAATATACTAGATGAAATCAAGCCATTATTGACTAAGGATAAACTAATTATTAGCATAGCAGCAGGAATCACTATTGGTAATATGGAAGAATGGATTGGTGCGGATGCTAAGATAATTAGAACAATGCCAAATACTCCTGCACTTGTAGGAGAAGCGATGTCAGCGGTATGTCCAAATCAAAATGTAACTCAGGAAGAACTTAATTATTGTATTAATGTTTTTGAAAGTTTTGGGGAATGTGTTCAATTAGAAGAAAAAGATTTTCATGGTTTCACAGCTTTATGTGGTTCATCACCTGCCTATGTATTTATGTTTATAGAAGCCATGGCAGATGCAGCTGTAAAATTAGGAATACCTAGAGCTAAGTCTTATAGAATGGCAGCACAAAGTGTTTTAGGTTCAGCTAAGATGGTGTTGGATACAGAAAAACATCCAGGAGAGTTAAAAGATATGGTTTGTTCACCAGCAGGAACTACAATTGATGCAGTTGTTGAATTGGAGCGTTTAGGATTTAGAAATAGTGTTATACAAGCTATTGACAAGTGTGCAGAAAAATCTAAAAATATGTAA
- a CDS encoding adenylosuccinate synthase, with translation MSAFIVLGAQWGDEGKGKMTDYLAEEANVVVRFQGGNNAGHTVVVGDKEYKLHLIPSGILYEDKLNVIGNGVVVDPKALFEEIEYLEGVGVKVTPEKLIVSDRAQLIMPYHKTLDRLKEKARGKNDIGTTGKGIGPCYTDKFERCGIRVCDLMHEDVFSEKLKENIEMKNAYIEKVLGGEALNFDEILKEYLEFGRRLRPFVQDTSVRVYNDIKANKTVLFEGAQGMLLDIDYGTYPYVTSSNTTAGGVASGVGIGPNMITNCVGITKAYTTRVGKGPFPTELLDETGDWIREKGHEYGVTTGRSRRCGWLDLVIVKTAARVSGLTSLSITKIDTLAGLEKIKVCVGYKFDDKVIDYFPASLEDLAKCEPIYEEFDGWGEEVANARSYDELPENAKKYLKRIEEFTDTPISIVSVGPKRDQTMRVKGI, from the coding sequence ATGTCAGCATTTATTGTTTTAGGAGCTCAATGGGGCGATGAAGGAAAAGGAAAGATGACAGATTATTTAGCAGAAGAGGCTAATGTTGTTGTTAGATTCCAAGGAGGAAATAATGCTGGTCACACTGTAGTGGTTGGTGATAAAGAATATAAATTGCACTTAATACCATCAGGAATTTTATATGAAGATAAGTTAAACGTAATAGGTAATGGCGTAGTTGTGGATCCAAAAGCTCTATTTGAAGAAATAGAATATTTAGAAGGTGTTGGAGTTAAAGTTACACCTGAAAAATTAATAGTAAGTGACAGAGCTCAACTTATAATGCCATATCATAAAACATTAGATAGATTAAAAGAAAAAGCTAGAGGCAAAAATGACATAGGAACTACAGGAAAAGGAATAGGACCTTGTTATACAGATAAATTTGAAAGATGCGGAATCAGAGTATGTGATTTAATGCATGAAGATGTTTTCTCAGAGAAATTAAAGGAAAATATAGAAATGAAGAATGCCTATATAGAAAAAGTATTAGGCGGAGAAGCATTAAATTTTGATGAAATATTAAAGGAATACTTAGAATTTGGTAGAAGATTAAGACCATTTGTTCAAGATACATCAGTTAGAGTATATAATGATATTAAAGCAAATAAAACAGTTTTATTTGAAGGTGCACAAGGTATGTTATTAGATATTGATTATGGAACATATCCTTATGTAACATCATCTAATACAACAGCAGGTGGAGTTGCTAGTGGTGTTGGTATAGGACCAAACATGATTACTAATTGTGTAGGAATAACAAAAGCATACACTACAAGAGTTGGTAAAGGACCATTTCCAACTGAATTACTTGATGAAACTGGAGATTGGATTAGAGAAAAGGGACACGAATACGGTGTAACTACAGGTAGATCAAGAAGATGTGGATGGTTAGATTTAGTTATTGTTAAGACTGCTGCAAGAGTAAGTGGCTTAACATCATTATCTATTACTAAAATTGATACATTAGCAGGATTAGAAAAGATTAAAGTATGTGTTGGATATAAATTCGATGATAAAGTTATAGATTATTTCCCAGCAAGCTTAGAAGATTTAGCTAAATGTGAACCAATTTATGAAGAATTTGATGGTTGGGGTGAAGAAGTAGCGAATGCTAGAAGCTATGATGAATTACCTGAAAATGCTAAGAAGTATCTTAAGAGAATAGAAGAATTTACTGATACACCTATTTCAATAGTTTCAGTTGGTCCTAAGAGAGATCAAACTATGAGAGTAAAAGGTATTTAG